In one Leptospira levettii genomic region, the following are encoded:
- a CDS encoding heavy metal translocating P-type ATPase, which translates to MKETTSQNTTTECDHCGNTIRLVRIESKLGNEIKVFCCEGCETVYSIIHSLGGSYYYSLKGNTKLSPVEIEENETEIENELVYQKFVRPSGEFSEVSIQITNIHCSACVWINEKVLNEEEGILSAQINFASGRARIRFDKSKIKISRILSLIRAIGYKPILFSPTEGNLQKSKQLKNLLLRIGVAGFCFGNIMILSVALYSGYFTGIDLNLKRMFHYASWVFATPAYLYSGFPFMSGFLTSIRRRTLSMDFLLFLGISMAYFYSVFVTLTDKGEVYFDSVAMIYFFILIGKYFEEKARVFASDKLESILCKLPETSLRISENAETTIPSSEIKLGDKIQVAPGKRIPVDAILLSKETYVDESFLTGESVPIRKQTGDSILAGSLTMDNPALILANSDYHASTLSSLKLRLEEALHLKPKIQILTERIASYFISVVFLLAFVCFGVWMFVTHGNLEQSLVTTISVLIVACPCALGISVPTALVTNHILNAEKGVLLKNPSVVETLAKANTIFLDKTGTLTEGKFLVRLVTVSEEHLPFVYRIEKEINHPLAKSLVKYLSPYHLVKEKAKEMELTHVQNIPGQGAKGTIVWLGKEHSVLIGNQTLLKEQNIKIDSHTDKEGSVIYVAIDGKMLGQFVLADEVRQGAHSFVTLLKQMIPKIAILSGDRFPAVKSIANTLGIQQFYSDLSPEEKANIIQDSQNKGNVVIMVGDGINDSLSLARANVSISHTEAEDMSLEKSDVVLTSGNLNGLIHSLLSAKKTKEVILQNIIISFCYNSIMLPLAMFGMMLPVICAVFMACSSLTVLINSLSIRIRIPKWKPSI; encoded by the coding sequence ATGAAGGAAACAACATCGCAAAACACAACAACAGAATGTGACCATTGTGGTAATACCATTCGTTTGGTTCGGATTGAATCTAAATTGGGAAACGAAATAAAGGTATTCTGTTGTGAAGGTTGTGAAACTGTTTATTCCATCATACATTCCCTAGGTGGCAGTTATTATTATAGCCTTAAAGGAAATACAAAACTCAGTCCTGTTGAAATCGAAGAGAACGAAACAGAGATTGAAAATGAATTGGTATACCAAAAGTTTGTAAGGCCTTCTGGAGAATTTTCGGAAGTTTCGATCCAAATCACAAACATCCATTGTTCTGCTTGTGTTTGGATCAATGAAAAAGTTTTGAATGAAGAAGAAGGGATCCTATCTGCTCAAATCAATTTTGCTTCAGGCCGTGCAAGAATCCGATTTGATAAATCTAAGATAAAAATTTCACGTATCCTTTCTTTGATTCGTGCAATTGGATATAAACCGATTTTATTCTCTCCTACCGAAGGAAATTTACAAAAGTCAAAACAACTTAAGAATTTATTACTTAGAATTGGTGTGGCAGGTTTTTGTTTTGGGAATATCATGATTCTCAGTGTTGCATTGTACTCTGGATACTTCACTGGAATTGATCTCAATCTCAAACGTATGTTTCATTATGCCTCTTGGGTTTTTGCGACCCCTGCTTATTTGTATTCTGGGTTTCCTTTTATGTCTGGTTTTTTAACAAGCATTAGAAGGCGAACTCTCTCTATGGATTTCCTATTATTTTTAGGAATTTCGATGGCATATTTTTATTCTGTCTTTGTCACATTAACCGACAAAGGAGAAGTGTATTTTGATTCCGTAGCGATGATTTATTTCTTTATTTTAATAGGGAAATACTTTGAAGAAAAGGCAAGAGTATTTGCTTCCGATAAATTAGAATCCATCCTTTGTAAACTTCCAGAAACTTCACTTCGTATCAGCGAAAATGCAGAAACAACAATCCCAAGTAGCGAAATTAAGTTAGGTGATAAAATCCAAGTGGCTCCTGGTAAACGAATCCCTGTGGATGCAATTTTATTGTCTAAGGAAACTTATGTTGACGAATCATTTTTAACTGGGGAATCGGTTCCGATTCGAAAACAAACTGGAGATTCCATTCTTGCTGGTTCCCTCACAATGGACAATCCAGCTCTTATCCTTGCCAATTCCGATTACCATGCCTCTACCTTATCTTCATTAAAACTTCGTTTAGAAGAAGCACTTCACTTAAAACCAAAAATCCAAATCCTAACAGAAAGAATTGCATCCTATTTTATTTCTGTCGTTTTCCTATTGGCATTTGTTTGTTTTGGAGTTTGGATGTTTGTCACTCATGGAAATTTAGAACAGAGTTTGGTCACAACGATTTCTGTTCTGATTGTTGCCTGTCCCTGTGCATTAGGGATATCTGTGCCCACTGCCCTCGTCACTAATCATATTTTAAATGCAGAAAAAGGTGTACTTTTAAAAAATCCATCCGTAGTAGAAACTTTAGCAAAGGCAAATACTATCTTCCTTGATAAAACGGGAACTCTCACGGAAGGGAAATTCCTTGTTCGTTTGGTTACCGTTTCAGAGGAACACCTACCATTTGTTTATCGAATCGAAAAGGAAATTAACCATCCCTTAGCAAAATCACTCGTTAAGTATCTTTCTCCCTACCATTTAGTGAAAGAAAAAGCAAAGGAAATGGAACTGACCCACGTACAGAATATCCCAGGACAAGGTGCTAAAGGAACCATCGTTTGGCTTGGTAAGGAACATTCTGTTCTCATTGGGAACCAAACTCTTTTAAAAGAACAAAACATAAAGATAGATTCCCATACTGATAAAGAAGGATCTGTCATCTACGTTGCCATTGATGGCAAAATGTTAGGGCAATTTGTACTGGCAGACGAAGTGAGACAAGGTGCTCATTCATTTGTGACCTTACTAAAACAAATGATACCAAAAATAGCCATCCTTTCTGGTGATCGTTTCCCAGCGGTAAAATCCATAGCCAATACATTGGGTATCCAACAATTTTATTCAGATCTTTCTCCTGAAGAAAAAGCAAATATCATCCAAGATTCACAAAACAAAGGTAATGTAGTCATTATGGTGGGTGATGGAATCAACGACAGTTTGTCTTTGGCTAGGGCAAATGTATCCATTTCTCATACAGAAGCTGAGGATATGTCACTCGAAAAATCGGATGTCGTACTTACTTCTGGAAATTTAAACGGACTCATTCATTCGCTTCTATCAGCAAAAAAAACAAAAGAAGTCATATTACAAAACATTATCATTTCTTTCTGTTACAATTCGATCATGTTACCACTTGCTATGTTTGGTATGATGTTACCCGTAATCTGTGCCGTATTTATGGCTTGTTCTAGTTTGACAGTTCTCATTAATTCATTATCAATACGCATAAGGATCCCCAAATGGAAGCCCTCTATTTAA
- a CDS encoding Spy/CpxP family protein refolding chaperone, protein MISLKKALKITTTLGLVSVMAFAFGNCRGHKDFEKRIEWVTSKLTSKLDLDDAQKAKLESIKAELIAKHKEMKPKHESWAKELASQIRSEKIDTKYLDKMSVERETRHQEMRKFFQTKLVEFHAVLKPEQREKFAELVEKFASRHQSPEE, encoded by the coding sequence ATGATCTCTCTTAAAAAAGCTCTCAAAATCACAACGACACTTGGTCTTGTATCGGTTATGGCGTTTGCCTTCGGAAATTGCCGTGGACACAAAGACTTTGAAAAACGAATCGAATGGGTGACATCCAAACTAACATCAAAATTAGATCTGGATGATGCTCAGAAAGCAAAACTAGAAAGTATCAAAGCAGAACTCATCGCCAAACACAAGGAGATGAAACCAAAACATGAATCTTGGGCCAAAGAATTGGCATCGCAGATTCGTTCTGAAAAAATTGATACCAAGTATCTCGACAAAATGAGTGTAGAAAGAGAAACACGCCACCAAGAAATGCGTAAGTTTTTCCAAACAAAACTTGTTGAGTTCCATGCAGTTCTAAAACCAGAACAAAGGGAAAAATTTGCAGAACTCGTTGAAAAATTTGCATCTCGTCACCAATCACCTGAAGAGTAA
- a CDS encoding RNA polymerase sigma factor, with the protein MANFDFESVVKETKYLVLKTIGETLIDRFDDATEDVVQEVYFRVFKSLEKGGFDGRSKLSTWIFTIAKNESLRMNEKRLREEEKAKRYLQKNKSNLFQSDENHALLKQEWIESTLLKIPEVYQKTVRLYLSGKTMDEIANELNIKEGTVKSRLFRTKEWIRKSLPGVKNEFQES; encoded by the coding sequence ATGGCAAATTTTGACTTCGAATCTGTAGTCAAAGAAACCAAATACTTGGTTTTAAAAACGATCGGTGAAACACTCATCGATCGTTTTGACGACGCCACTGAGGATGTAGTTCAGGAAGTGTACTTTCGAGTTTTTAAGTCTCTCGAAAAAGGTGGATTTGATGGACGATCTAAACTTTCTACTTGGATCTTCACAATCGCAAAAAATGAGTCCTTACGTATGAACGAAAAACGTTTGCGAGAAGAAGAGAAAGCAAAACGATATTTACAAAAAAACAAATCGAACTTATTCCAATCAGATGAGAATCATGCCCTATTAAAACAAGAATGGATTGAATCTACCTTATTAAAGATCCCAGAAGTCTACCAAAAGACAGTAAGGTTGTATTTGTCAGGCAAAACAATGGATGAAATTGCAAACGAACTCAACATCAAAGAGGGCACCGTAAAATCTAGATTGTTTCGCACTAAAGAATGGATTCGAAAATCGTTACCAGGAGTGAAAAATGAATTCCAAGAATCATAA
- a CDS encoding TIGR04452 family lipoprotein encodes MLKKLLLGAIALSFTNCLVLNPLGATIDREKGSVVAGRITDAAIQTDLVNSTLLAGRPAISLITLLASDIAKIESEKYYIKADVDQCINDITGFKGFVLGSLITNIISCQDLKTDGYVTGDPFPSF; translated from the coding sequence ATGTTAAAAAAATTGCTTTTAGGTGCCATTGCACTTTCTTTCACCAACTGTTTGGTTTTAAATCCACTTGGTGCAACAATTGATAGGGAAAAAGGTTCTGTCGTAGCGGGTAGAATCACGGATGCAGCTATCCAAACAGATTTGGTTAATTCTACTCTACTTGCTGGAAGACCTGCGATTTCGCTAATCACATTACTCGCTTCCGATATTGCAAAAATTGAATCAGAAAAATATTATATAAAAGCAGATGTTGATCAGTGTATCAATGATATTACTGGTTTTAAAGGGTTTGTACTTGGATCTTTGATCACAAATATTATTTCCTGCCAGGATTTAAAAACTGATGGATATGTCACTGGAGATCCATTCCCAAGTTTCTAA
- a CDS encoding FixH family protein encodes MFKDLHPSLRNAMYVVLFSFTGLVAATFYTIRLTYKHFEPVMDKNYYEIGLNYEKAIENQKELIKQGYKLSTNWDKTTILPLGELDLTVTLNQNESFVKADSMYVILERNATTKNTTRYDLKPSDLNFIGKIPLKESGTWNMRLIAIISGKSFEREGKITVK; translated from the coding sequence ATGTTCAAAGATTTACACCCTAGTTTACGCAATGCAATGTATGTGGTTTTGTTTAGTTTTACTGGCCTTGTGGCCGCAACATTTTATACGATACGACTTACATACAAACATTTTGAACCAGTTATGGACAAAAACTATTATGAAATCGGTTTGAATTATGAAAAAGCAATCGAGAATCAAAAAGAACTGATCAAACAAGGATACAAATTATCCACCAATTGGGACAAAACTACAATTCTACCTCTAGGGGAGTTAGACTTAACAGTCACTTTAAATCAAAACGAATCATTTGTGAAAGCAGATTCAATGTATGTCATACTGGAACGAAATGCAACTACCAAAAATACAACTCGATATGATTTAAAACCATCAGATCTAAATTTTATAGGGAAAATTCCGTTAAAAGAATCGGGCACTTGGAACATGAGACTGATTGCAATCATCAGTGGAAAATCCTTTGAACGAGAAGGTAAAATCACAGTTAAATGA
- a CDS encoding cbb3-type cytochrome oxidase assembly protein — protein sequence MEALYLTIPMAMCIAGFFLYVFVLAFRKGQFEDIESPKYRMFFEEEYPVQSKEKPSLTKAEDKKNGPTDKP from the coding sequence ATGGAAGCCCTCTATTTAACAATTCCCATGGCAATGTGTATTGCTGGTTTCTTTTTATATGTTTTTGTTTTGGCATTCCGAAAAGGACAATTCGAAGACATTGAGTCACCCAAATATAGAATGTTTTTTGAAGAAGAGTACCCTGTTCAATCAAAAGAGAAACCTTCTTTAACAAAAGCAGAAGACAAAAAAAATGGACCAACTGACAAACCTTAG
- the ccoN gene encoding cytochrome-c oxidase, cbb3-type subunit I → MATEKTQYDDFIVKGFIISALVWGVASMTFGVIIAFQLVYPQLNLELPWTSFGRLRPLHTNAAIFGFALSVIFATAYHTVQRLCRTRMWNDTLSKLHLALYNLSIVLAAITLPLGYSQSKEYAELEWPIDLLIVVWYVIFFANYLMTVLKRKEEQMYVAIWFYIASFVTVPLLFIVNNIVIPAGLLKSYSVYAGVFDANIQWWYGHNAVAFVLTTPFLGLMYYYLPKHIKQPIYSHRLSIIHFWSLIFIYIWAGPHHLLYSPIPEWLQTTGMVFSIMLWMPSWGGMLNGFLTLTQAKDKIKVDATLKMMLAAVTFYGMSTFEGPLLSIRAVSALGHNTDWIIGHVHSGTLGWVGFMSAAALYYLVPRLWNANLYSEKLANAHFWLGTLGILLYIISMWVSGITEGSMWRAVGENGELVYKDWVEIVEFLKPFRLFRAIGGTLYLTGIILMVYNFIKTIQNKDSGFVEQDLRIGVKS, encoded by the coding sequence TTGGCTACGGAAAAAACTCAATATGACGATTTTATCGTAAAAGGGTTTATCATTTCAGCGTTAGTCTGGGGCGTTGCATCAATGACATTTGGTGTCATCATTGCCTTCCAACTTGTGTATCCACAGCTGAATTTGGAATTACCTTGGACGAGCTTCGGAAGGTTACGACCATTACATACCAATGCTGCCATTTTTGGTTTTGCATTGAGTGTAATCTTCGCCACTGCTTATCATACAGTACAAAGACTTTGTCGTACAAGAATGTGGAACGACACTCTTTCCAAACTGCATTTGGCATTATACAACCTATCAATTGTTTTAGCTGCGATCACATTACCACTCGGTTACAGCCAATCAAAAGAATATGCTGAATTAGAATGGCCTATCGACTTACTTATAGTTGTATGGTATGTTATCTTTTTTGCAAACTACCTCATGACGGTACTCAAACGAAAAGAAGAACAAATGTATGTTGCCATTTGGTTTTACATTGCTTCCTTCGTAACAGTTCCCCTACTCTTCATTGTGAATAACATCGTAATCCCTGCAGGACTCTTAAAATCATATTCGGTTTATGCGGGAGTATTTGATGCAAACATCCAATGGTGGTATGGTCATAATGCGGTGGCGTTTGTTCTCACAACTCCATTTTTGGGACTTATGTACTACTACCTCCCAAAACACATCAAACAACCAATTTACTCACATAGACTCTCCATCATTCACTTTTGGTCTCTCATCTTTATCTACATTTGGGCAGGTCCTCACCACTTATTGTATTCACCAATTCCTGAGTGGTTACAAACAACTGGTATGGTATTTTCCATCATGTTATGGATGCCGTCTTGGGGTGGTATGTTAAATGGATTTTTAACACTCACACAAGCCAAAGACAAAATCAAAGTGGATGCAACCCTCAAAATGATGTTAGCTGCCGTAACGTTTTATGGTATGTCAACATTCGAAGGACCTCTTCTTTCCATCCGTGCTGTTTCTGCTTTAGGTCACAACACAGACTGGATTATTGGTCACGTTCACTCAGGAACTCTAGGATGGGTTGGATTTATGTCTGCCGCTGCATTATATTACTTAGTTCCTAGACTCTGGAATGCAAACCTCTATAGTGAAAAACTGGCAAATGCACATTTTTGGCTCGGAACTCTTGGGATCCTACTCTACATCATTTCCATGTGGGTATCTGGGATCACTGAAGGATCTATGTGGAGAGCCGTTGGTGAAAACGGAGAACTCGTATACAAAGATTGGGTTGAGATCGTTGAGTTCTTAAAACCATTCCGTTTGTTCCGAGCGATTGGGGGAACACTCTATCTAACAGGGATTATCCTTATGGTGTATAACTTTATCAAAACCATTCAAAACAAAGACAGTGGTTTTGTGGAACAAGACTTACGTATAGGAGTGAAATCATAA
- the ccoG gene encoding cytochrome c oxidase accessory protein CcoG has translation MIISRPQSGKVRTRRNIVMSFLVGLFLVAPWVVLPEGSPLIRLDIPKRMFHLFGGLFIPQEGLILWFFLLTMGLSLFFFTSVIGRVWCGWGCPQTIYTDLFDRIGRFVLDSKYGKKDASILGKYTVYFLWIIVSFIASFHWIGYFVSPYEMLADYKSFAAFSETYFYFTLFFTAAMFIDIGFIREQFCRYACPYARFQTLLMDEHSWNVTYDFKRGEPRRDGKTKIGDCIACNMCVVVCPTGIDIRDGLQVGCVACGKCVDACTSIMAKENKKTLIGYFSLKQIETGDKIKWVRPRTVVYAILLSVVLVGASIQLLTRIPMSMIAASNKSMPPILIPDNKIRAFVALRIQNIAPVEKEFQLTAFDTRHGKQILIRSGEENNQFTLGSGEIKSISVVLETQTLSEQELNEGYLPGSIVLRNTQDPDEKLEKKLSLSLPRK, from the coding sequence ATGATCATATCAAGACCCCAATCAGGAAAAGTAAGGACACGTAGAAATATCGTTATGAGTTTTCTCGTGGGATTATTTTTAGTCGCACCTTGGGTGGTGTTACCAGAAGGTAGCCCTCTCATCCGACTTGACATTCCCAAAAGGATGTTTCACTTGTTTGGTGGTCTTTTTATCCCGCAAGAAGGACTGATTTTATGGTTTTTCCTTCTGACTATGGGATTATCACTTTTCTTTTTTACATCCGTCATTGGACGTGTCTGGTGCGGATGGGGTTGCCCCCAAACCATTTATACCGACTTATTCGATCGAATTGGTCGGTTTGTTTTAGATTCTAAATATGGGAAAAAAGACGCATCCATTCTGGGAAAATACACTGTGTATTTTTTATGGATCATAGTTTCCTTTATTGCTTCTTTTCACTGGATTGGTTATTTTGTTAGCCCCTATGAAATGTTAGCTGATTATAAAAGTTTCGCTGCTTTCTCAGAAACTTATTTTTATTTTACCTTATTTTTTACTGCAGCAATGTTCATTGATATCGGCTTTATCAGAGAACAATTTTGTCGTTATGCTTGCCCTTATGCAAGATTCCAAACCCTTCTCATGGATGAACATTCTTGGAATGTAACATATGATTTCAAACGTGGGGAACCACGCCGTGATGGCAAAACCAAAATAGGAGACTGCATTGCTTGTAATATGTGTGTGGTCGTCTGCCCAACAGGAATTGATATCCGTGATGGCCTACAAGTAGGTTGTGTTGCTTGCGGAAAATGTGTGGATGCATGTACATCCATCATGGCAAAAGAAAACAAAAAAACTTTAATCGGTTATTTTTCCCTTAAACAAATTGAAACTGGCGATAAAATCAAATGGGTTCGACCACGGACAGTGGTGTATGCGATTCTATTATCAGTGGTTCTAGTTGGGGCAAGTATCCAACTTCTCACAAGAATTCCAATGTCCATGATTGCCGCCTCCAATAAATCAATGCCGCCTATTCTCATTCCTGACAATAAAATTAGAGCCTTCGTAGCACTCAGAATTCAGAATATTGCACCAGTCGAAAAAGAATTCCAACTCACAGCTTTTGATACAAGGCATGGGAAACAAATCCTCATTCGCTCAGGTGAAGAAAATAATCAATTCACTTTAGGTTCAGGAGAAATTAAAAGTATTTCTGTTGTATTGGAGACACAAACCCTCTCCGAACAGGAATTAAACGAAGGTTATTTACCTGGTTCCATCGTTTTAAGAAATACACAAGATCCAGATGAGAAATTAGAGAAAAAACTGTCACTCTCTTTACCAAGGAAATAA
- a CDS encoding c-type cytochrome encodes MKEPKEVDGIFQADNPMPPWWKLVWLISIIVSIGYVVYFHWYSDWPQDVAFEKEVAEHETKFPTKQVVVANPEDGSNPYRDDAVAIKEGESTYKQICSACHGPTAEGAVGPSLVDKDWIHGNTDKEVFNNIMKGIGPDRQKLNRGGMPAWEGLGAEKVYAVMAWLATKNSSLVKAK; translated from the coding sequence ATGAAAGAACCAAAAGAAGTAGACGGAATCTTCCAAGCCGACAATCCAATGCCACCTTGGTGGAAATTAGTATGGCTCATCAGTATCATCGTATCCATCGGTTATGTTGTATACTTTCACTGGTACTCAGATTGGCCACAAGATGTTGCTTTCGAAAAAGAAGTAGCGGAACACGAAACTAAGTTTCCAACAAAACAAGTTGTTGTAGCAAATCCAGAAGATGGTTCCAACCCATACCGGGATGATGCTGTTGCAATTAAAGAAGGTGAAAGCACTTACAAACAAATTTGCTCAGCTTGTCATGGCCCAACAGCAGAAGGTGCAGTAGGACCAAGTTTGGTTGATAAAGATTGGATTCATGGAAATACTGATAAAGAAGTATTTAATAACATCATGAAAGGAATTGGACCAGATAGACAAAAACTCAACCGAGGTGGTATGCCAGCTTGGGAAGGTTTAGGTGCTGAGAAAGTATATGCTGTTATGGCATGGCTTGCGACAAAGAATAGTAGTTTGGTAAAGGCAAAATAA
- a CDS encoding SH3 domain-containing protein — MLKYIPIFCFFLFPMVLLPCEPFVTKVLSPIDHSSKDKSFSEFKVKFLKTLKSKDRKSLESFLDKDIHFTFGPETGKKEFLKSFQLTEKPNDSDFWNLMNDTIQLGLRQNAEGQMVAPYFFETFPSDYDPFSHYLIIGKNVNVREDASKESKVIAQLSYQIVKSEADDLDGRRLEKESNCNWKKICTPQGKAGFVCDRFIRSPLDYRAFFEKKNGQWYLTTFIVGD, encoded by the coding sequence ATGTTGAAGTACATTCCCATTTTCTGTTTTTTCCTTTTTCCTATGGTCCTTCTGCCATGTGAACCTTTTGTTACAAAAGTTTTGTCACCTATCGACCATTCATCGAAAGACAAAAGTTTTTCGGAATTCAAAGTCAAATTTTTAAAAACCTTAAAATCAAAAGATCGAAAATCCTTAGAATCTTTTTTGGACAAAGACATTCATTTTACATTTGGTCCAGAAACTGGCAAAAAAGAATTTTTAAAATCATTCCAACTGACAGAAAAGCCAAATGATTCTGATTTTTGGAATTTAATGAACGATACAATCCAATTGGGTTTGCGTCAAAATGCAGAAGGCCAAATGGTTGCTCCTTATTTTTTTGAAACATTCCCAAGTGATTATGATCCCTTTTCGCATTACCTCATCATTGGAAAAAACGTAAATGTAAGAGAGGATGCATCAAAAGAATCAAAGGTGATTGCCCAACTCAGTTACCAAATTGTGAAGTCCGAAGCTGATGATTTGGATGGAAGGCGATTGGAGAAGGAAAGTAATTGTAATTGGAAAAAGATTTGTACACCTCAGGGAAAAGCCGGATTTGTATGTGATCGATTTATCCGTAGTCCTCTCGACTACAGAGCTTTTTTCGAAAAAAAGAATGGGCAGTGGTATCTAACAACATTCATTGTTGGCGATTGA
- the ccoO gene encoding cytochrome-c oxidase, cbb3-type subunit II, which yields MFGFNKFLDWFSEIADRWDTKGVKFTIYTTIAVVIGGLFELIPPFFLTKTVTPISTVKPYSALELAGRDTYQREGCIGCHTQMVRPFKWEVDRFDPTKSYGRNGYSKGGEFVYDHPFLWGSKRTGPDLAHESQMLRSNEWHKNHLINPRTVGGVPNSIMPAYPWLFEESHKVDVEQVVTNMKALRSIGVPYTEEDLANAPSLLKDKTEGDALVAYLQKLGRDSAELQKGMK from the coding sequence ATGTTTGGTTTTAACAAATTCTTAGATTGGTTTTCAGAAATTGCTGACCGTTGGGATACAAAAGGTGTCAAGTTTACAATTTATACAACAATTGCGGTTGTGATTGGTGGACTTTTCGAACTCATCCCTCCGTTTTTCTTAACCAAAACGGTAACTCCGATTTCTACTGTAAAACCTTACTCAGCATTGGAGTTGGCAGGTCGTGATACATACCAAAGAGAAGGTTGTATTGGTTGTCATACACAAATGGTTCGCCCCTTTAAATGGGAAGTGGATCGTTTTGACCCAACTAAGTCTTACGGACGAAATGGTTATTCCAAAGGTGGTGAGTTTGTTTACGACCATCCATTCCTTTGGGGTTCAAAACGTACTGGTCCAGACTTAGCACACGAATCTCAAATGTTACGATCAAATGAGTGGCATAAAAACCACCTCATCAATCCAAGAACAGTGGGCGGTGTACCAAACTCAATCATGCCAGCCTATCCATGGTTATTCGAAGAGTCACACAAAGTAGATGTAGAACAAGTGGTAACAAATATGAAAGCATTACGATCCATCGGAGTACCATATACCGAAGAGGATTTGGCAAATGCTCCATCACTTCTCAAAGACAAAACTGAGGGAGATGCACTTGTTGCTTATTTGCAAAAACTAGGGCGTGACTCTGCAGAGTTACAAAAAGGGATGAAGTAA
- a CDS encoding CcoQ/FixQ family Cbb3-type cytochrome c oxidase assembly chaperone, with translation MNDADLLLIYKSLRLPILVIAIAYITYYVYKKRSKEEMEKPKYRMLEED, from the coding sequence ATGAATGACGCCGACCTTCTCTTAATTTATAAAAGTTTGCGATTGCCGATCCTTGTGATCGCAATTGCATACATCACCTACTACGTTTATAAAAAACGCAGTAAAGAAGAAATGGAAAAACCCAAGTATCGAATGCTTGAGGAGGATTAA
- a CDS encoding sulfite exporter TauE/SafE family protein: MDQLTNLSFFASIILYGLLSSFHCALMCGPFISLLQTSNPSKQIPVILYHLGRMVSYSALGIILGLIGKGANALGELNSIQSIAGIFTFILLLFFLIRMFFLPTNSKFGTLPKGISNVLQKIREKTNLNGLGFGIGILSALLPCGVLYPAYAASFATGSAITGGLVMFCFYLGTIPMLTGLSVVMGKIRKYIQPKWIPVFGTVIILTSLGFLLFRLFFHAHSESCDHLI; this comes from the coding sequence ATGGACCAACTGACAAACCTTAGCTTTTTTGCTTCTATTATTTTATATGGTTTACTCAGTAGTTTTCACTGTGCATTGATGTGTGGACCTTTTATTTCTCTTCTGCAAACATCAAATCCATCCAAACAAATCCCTGTGATACTCTATCATTTAGGTCGAATGGTATCATATTCTGCTTTAGGAATCATTTTAGGATTGATAGGTAAAGGAGCAAACGCATTAGGAGAACTCAATTCCATTCAAAGTATTGCAGGAATATTCACGTTTATCCTATTACTCTTTTTTTTGATACGGATGTTTTTCCTTCCTACAAATTCCAAATTTGGAACTTTACCAAAAGGGATTTCTAATGTGTTACAAAAAATCCGTGAAAAAACAAATCTGAATGGTTTAGGGTTTGGAATTGGAATTCTCAGCGCTCTCCTACCCTGTGGTGTCTTATACCCGGCATACGCTGCATCGTTTGCAACAGGAAGTGCAATCACAGGAGGGTTAGTGATGTTTTGTTTTTATCTTGGCACAATCCCAATGCTTACAGGCTTAAGTGTTGTTATGGGGAAAATTCGAAAATACATTCAACCCAAGTGGATTCCAGTTTTTGGTACCGTGATCATACTCACTTCACTTGGGTTTTTACTCTTCCGATTGTTCTTTCATGCACATTCGGAGTCTTGCGATCATTTGATCTAA